One part of the Calditrichota bacterium genome encodes these proteins:
- a CDS encoding 2-C-methyl-D-erythritol 4-phosphate cytidylyltransferase: protein MGSSRTSTGQSFRSPTRQNIQGLARVRYAGGPGSHYPTTRLTIGAVIVGAGRGERLGDSTPKCLVKVAGVPLLALAAAPFQECSAISRIALVVPGGFEEEVRQHTRDYGLMKVAVVIPGGERRQDSVEGGINAIGPDCDGVLIHDGARSLVSTTLIDAVCTALADYEAVLPGLAVTDAMHIKNGDHADRGLDRRSLVAAQTPQGFRRDLLFESLARGRERDLTADDEVSLVRETHGVRARIIAGERGNVKLTWPEDLMNYRATLIERALAMGGHL, encoded by the coding sequence TGGGATCGAGCCGGACTTCCACGGGGCAGTCTTTTCGCAGTCCGACGAGGCAGAATATACAAGGTCTGGCGCGAGTTCGATATGCCGGTGGACCCGGCAGTCATTACCCGACAACTCGATTGACAATCGGCGCCGTCATCGTTGGAGCCGGCCGGGGAGAACGACTCGGCGATTCGACTCCCAAGTGTCTTGTGAAGGTGGCTGGAGTTCCGCTCCTGGCCCTCGCAGCGGCGCCCTTCCAGGAATGCTCTGCAATCTCAAGGATCGCCCTGGTGGTACCGGGAGGTTTTGAGGAAGAGGTTCGTCAACATACCCGAGATTATGGGCTAATGAAGGTCGCAGTTGTTATCCCCGGTGGCGAGAGGCGTCAGGATTCGGTCGAGGGTGGGATTAATGCAATCGGCCCTGACTGCGACGGGGTTCTGATTCACGACGGCGCGCGGTCGCTCGTCTCAACAACGTTGATCGACGCCGTTTGCACCGCTCTTGCCGACTATGAAGCCGTCCTGCCGGGGTTAGCCGTAACCGACGCAATGCACATAAAGAACGGCGACCACGCAGACCGGGGTCTCGATCGCCGTTCATTGGTTGCCGCTCAGACGCCACAAGGCTTTCGGCGGGACCTTTTGTTTGAGTCGTTGGCTCGAGGACGCGAGCGAGACTTGACGGCTGACGACGAAGTCAGCCTTGTCCGGGAGACCCATGGCGTCCGGGCGCGCATCATTGCGGGCGAGCGCGGCAACGTGAAACTAACCTGGCCGGAAGACCTAATGAATTACCGCGCAACGTTGATCGAGAGGGCACTGGCAATGGGAGGCCACCTTTGA